From the genome of Sylvia atricapilla isolate bSylAtr1 chromosome 26, bSylAtr1.pri, whole genome shotgun sequence, one region includes:
- the F2RL3 gene encoding proteinase-activated receptor 4: MGTLGDRWLLLCCAFWGLCLAWDYDDYSQNSTNEQATTTPGVTPCPRAIPGDQATVNNVTYLLIPEATRAQLGSAVTVRLIPCLYSLVFLLGLPANALALWVLATRAERLASTVFLMNLATADLLLISVLPFKISYYFLGNHWPFGEALCRLTTALFYGNMYCSVLLLTAISADRYLAVAHPFSSRAFRTPALATATCAAVWLCSATLTLPLALQRQSYPLLGAGLTLCHDVLPRQEDDGFYFHYFVALIAGAFLLPLLLLALSSAAVLRVLVRGGSRYSHAARLTALVVVTLVVFYAPSNVLLLLHYSSPCSKLHGRLYLSYMVSLALSTCNSCADPFVYYYVSEDFREKVRRRIFRGSKKTTISLKTSKETLPRSKGSLV; this comes from the coding sequence ATTACTCCCAGAACAGCACCAACGAGCAGGCCACCACCACACCAGGGGTCACCCCGTGTCCCCGAGCCATCCCGGGGGACCAGGCCACGGTCAACAACGTCACCTACCTGCTGATCCCCGAGGCCACACGGGCCCAGCTGGGCAGCGCCGTCACCGTCCGCCTCATCCCGTGTCTCTACAGCCTGGTgttcctgctggggctgccggCCAACGCGCTGGCCCTGTGGGTGCTGGCCACCAGGGCCGAGCGCCTCGCCTCCACCGTGTTCCTGATGAACCTGGCCACCGCCGACCTGCTGCTCATCTCCGTGCTGCCCTTCAAGATCTCCTACTACTTCCTGGGCAACCACTGGCCCTTCGGGGAAGCGCTGTGCCGCCTCACCACGGCTCTGTTCTACGGCAACATGTACTGCTCCGTGCTGCTGCTCACCGCCATCAGCGCCGACCGCTACCTGGCCGTGGCTCACCCCTTCTCGTCCCGCGCCTTCCGCACCCCGGCGCTGGCCACGGCCACCTGTGCTGCCGTGTGGCTCTGCTCGGCCACCCTGACgctgcccctggccctgcagcgCCAGTCTTACCCTCTGCTTGGAGCAGGCCTCACGTTGTGCCACGATGTCCTGCCTCGGCAGGAGGACGACGGCTTCTACTTCCATTATTTCGTGGCGCTGATCGCCGGCGCgttcctgctgcccctgctgctgctggcgctgAGCTCGGCCGCGGTGCTGCGGGTCCTGGTGCGAGGTGGCAGCCGCTACAGCCACGCCGCCAGGCTCACCGCCCTCGTGGTGGTCACCTTGGTGGTGTTCTATGCCCCCAGCAacgtcctgctgctgctgcactactccagcccctgctccaaGCTGCACGGCCGGCTGTACCTCAGCTACATGGTCAGCCTGGCCCTCAGCACCTGCAACAGCTGCGCAGACCCTTTCGTCTATTATTACGTGTCGGAGGATTTTCGGGAGAAGGTGAGGAGGAGAATCTTCAGGGgcagcaaaaaaaccaccatttCCCTAAAGACCTCCAAGGAAACGCTGCCCCGCTCCAAAGGTTCGCTGGTGTGA